The following are encoded together in the Triticum dicoccoides isolate Atlit2015 ecotype Zavitan chromosome 6B, WEW_v2.0, whole genome shotgun sequence genome:
- the LOC119325284 gene encoding CASP-like protein 4A2, with product MAEVQPSPPPRAAGGDPEDPPLPPPMPPQPQPQPREGGGSRSEDEEDPPSPPLPQSTTVPISNAAQYIPRVSDHTTSAGGDGRSWYSWNGRTKDRRRQTPPPPQRQYPQSQPYPQARPQPQQWVTPEPKPRPQLPHVADSPPVHPARAAPSTVPAPGPVRSVERDRRAVPDIMYRKRRTATLQRTALFARLVAAALCLAALAVLAADTRKGWALDSYSNYTQLRYSEAINVIGFVYSVFQFFALALHLTRKRHLIPRPKGDYFDFAMDQVLAYLLISSSSSATARVSDWIDNWGSDTFPNMANSSIIISFLAFVVFAINSLISAYNLFRRDL from the exons ATGGCCGAGGtacagccgtcgccgccgccgcgcgcagCCGGCGGCGATCCCGAGGATCCGCCCCTGCCGCCGCCGATGCCTCCGCAGCCGCAGCCACAGCCGCGCGAGGGGGGCGGCAGCCGGTCGGAGGACGAGGAGGATCCCCCCTCCCCGCCGCTGCCTCAGTCCACCACCGTCCCCATCTCCAACGCCGCCCAGTACATCCCGCGCGTCTCGGACCACACGACCAGCGCCGGGGGCGACGGCCGGTCCTGGTACTCTTGGAACGGCCGCACCAAGGACCGCCGCCGCCAAACACCCCCTCCTCCCCAGAGGCAGTACCCGCAGTCGCAGCCGTACCCGCAGGCGCGCCCGCAGCCCCAGCAGTGGGTCACGCCGGAGCCGAAgccgcggccgcagctgccgcacgTGGCGGACTCGCCGCCTGTGCATCCCGCGCGGGCCGCGCCATCGACGGTGCCGGCGCCGGGCCCGGTCAGGTCCGTCGAACGGGACCGCCGGGCCGTGCCCGACATCATGTACAGGAAACGCCGCACGGCGACGCTGCAGCGCACGGCGCTGTTCGCGCGGCTCGTGGCCGCGGCGCTCTGCCTGGCGGCGCTCGCGGTGCTCGCCGCCGACACCCGCAAGGGCTGGGCCCTCGACTCCTACAGCAACTACACCCAGTTACG GTACTCGGAGGCTATCAACGTGATCGGATTCGTGTACTCGGTGTTCCAGTTCTTTGCACTAGCGTTGCACTTGACGAGAAAGAGACATTTGATTCCCCGGCCCAAGGGTGATTATTTCGACTTCGCCATGGATCAG GTCCTCGCATACCTCTTGatatcatcatcgtcatcagcaaCCGCGCGAGTAAGTGATTGGATCGACAACTGGGGGAGCGATACTTTCCCGAATATGGCAAACAGCTCCATCATCATATCTTTCCTGGCATTTGTAGTTTTTGCCATCAACTCCCTCATCTCTGCGTACAATCTGTTCCGCCGAGATCTTTAG